Proteins co-encoded in one Klebsiella michiganensis genomic window:
- a CDS encoding D-ribose transporter ATP-binding protein (with RbsBCD acts to import ribose into the cell; RbsA contains 2 ATP-binding domain), protein MSQPLLKVTDLAKSFSGVWALSSAQLSVGQGEIHALLGENGAGKSTLLKALAGAQPQTRGEIWFNGEVLSVDDSPVERQNKGIITIYQEFNLLPNMTVAENMFLGREPRRRNLIVDSKAVNQEAQVILDYLQLNVAPTTAVARLSVAQQQMVEIARALTLNARLIIMDEPSAALSDSEVESLHRVVRELKGRGVSIIYVTHRLHEVFQLCDRFTVFQDGRYTGSGDVAGTNVEQIIRLMVGRDVVFNRRDGSLTHHEDKPIRLAVKGLSREKPPLDPHGIALKDISFHIHAGEVLGIAGLVGAGRTEVARCLFGADKFTTGSFELDGKPYRPKNPMHALDQGIALVPEDRKKEGAVLGLSIRDNLSLSSLSSLLTWRYFVSPRKEDALIEAYRQALQIKMVNAEQEVRKLSGGNQQKVILARCMALNPRVLIVDEPTRGIDVGTKSEVHQVLFDMAKRGVAVIVISSDLPEILAVSDRIITLSEGRVTGELHGDEANEERLMTLMAINHSALSAA, encoded by the coding sequence ATGTCGCAACCTTTACTGAAAGTGACCGACCTGGCGAAAAGTTTCTCCGGCGTATGGGCGTTGAGCAGCGCGCAGCTCAGCGTCGGGCAGGGGGAAATCCATGCCCTGCTGGGGGAAAACGGCGCGGGAAAATCCACGCTGCTGAAGGCGCTGGCCGGGGCGCAGCCGCAAACGCGCGGTGAGATCTGGTTTAACGGCGAAGTACTTTCCGTGGATGACTCGCCGGTGGAGCGCCAGAACAAAGGGATTATCACAATTTATCAAGAGTTTAACCTGCTGCCCAATATGACGGTGGCGGAAAACATGTTTCTTGGCCGCGAGCCGCGACGCCGCAACCTGATAGTCGACAGCAAAGCGGTGAATCAGGAAGCGCAGGTCATTCTGGATTATTTGCAGCTTAACGTCGCGCCGACGACCGCCGTGGCCCGCCTCAGCGTGGCCCAGCAGCAGATGGTGGAGATTGCCAGGGCGCTGACGCTGAACGCCCGGCTGATCATTATGGATGAGCCTTCTGCAGCCCTGAGCGACAGCGAAGTTGAGAGCCTGCACCGCGTAGTGCGGGAGCTAAAAGGCCGCGGCGTCAGCATTATTTATGTCACCCATCGCCTGCATGAAGTCTTCCAGCTTTGCGACCGCTTTACCGTTTTCCAGGATGGCCGCTATACCGGCTCCGGCGATGTGGCGGGCACCAACGTGGAGCAAATTATTCGCCTGATGGTTGGGCGCGACGTGGTGTTTAACCGCCGCGACGGCAGCCTCACGCACCATGAAGATAAACCCATCCGCCTGGCGGTGAAGGGATTAAGCCGCGAAAAACCGCCGCTTGATCCACACGGCATCGCGTTGAAAGACATCAGTTTCCACATCCATGCGGGGGAAGTGCTGGGCATCGCCGGGCTGGTAGGCGCCGGGCGCACCGAGGTAGCACGCTGCCTGTTCGGCGCCGACAAATTCACCACCGGTAGCTTCGAGCTGGACGGCAAACCCTACCGGCCGAAAAACCCAATGCATGCGCTGGACCAGGGGATCGCCCTGGTGCCGGAAGATCGTAAAAAAGAAGGCGCGGTGCTGGGGCTGTCTATCCGCGACAACCTGTCGCTCTCCAGCCTTTCGTCCCTGCTCACCTGGCGCTATTTCGTTAGCCCGCGCAAAGAAGATGCGCTGATTGAGGCCTACCGGCAGGCGCTGCAAATCAAAATGGTTAACGCCGAGCAGGAGGTGCGCAAGCTCTCCGGCGGGAACCAGCAAAAAGTGATCCTGGCGCGCTGTATGGCGCTGAATCCGCGAGTGTTGATCGTCGATGAGCCCACTCGTGGCATTGACGTAGGCACCAAATCGGAAGTGCATCAGGTGCTGTTTGATATGGCTAAACGAGGCGTGGCGGTGATCGTTATCTCTTCAGATCTGCCGGAAATCCTCGCGGTGTCGGATCGGATCATCACCCTCAGCGAAGGGCGAGTGACCGGTGAGCTACACGGCGATGAAGCTAACGAAGAACGGCTGATGACCCTGATGGCCATCAACCATAGCGCCTTAAGCGCCGCATAA
- a CDS encoding sugar ABC transporter substrate-binding protein, producing MKKLILAALIALTTAPALAENEQIVFSTPNLAMPFEVHMQRTAVQAAKEMGVKLQVLDSQGSSPKQVADLENAITRGAQGFIVSPNDVNAVSSAVGEIQDAKLPVVTLDRSVASDKPVPHFGANNYKGGQAVADFVKAKFPDGADIVLLTGQPGSSSNIERTKGIRDGLKAGGDKYKIVADQTGNWMRSEGMRIVESVLPSLPKKPQVILSANDDMALGAIEALQGQGMKPGEVLVTGFDAVPEALARVRDGWMAATADQRPGFAVKTAMSQLVANIREKKAITGADYAPTMITKDNLDQAERIGEAGK from the coding sequence ATGAAAAAGCTCATCCTCGCCGCCCTCATCGCCCTGACCACGGCTCCGGCGCTGGCCGAAAACGAACAGATAGTTTTTAGCACCCCAAACCTTGCGATGCCGTTTGAAGTGCATATGCAGCGCACCGCCGTGCAGGCCGCCAAAGAGATGGGCGTCAAGCTGCAGGTACTCGACAGCCAGGGCAGTTCTCCTAAGCAGGTCGCCGACCTCGAAAACGCCATTACCCGCGGAGCACAGGGGTTTATCGTTTCGCCAAATGACGTTAACGCCGTGTCCAGCGCGGTGGGGGAAATTCAGGACGCAAAACTGCCGGTGGTGACGCTTGACCGCTCGGTAGCCAGCGACAAGCCGGTGCCGCACTTTGGGGCCAACAACTATAAAGGCGGCCAGGCCGTGGCGGACTTTGTGAAAGCCAAATTCCCCGATGGGGCGGATATCGTGCTGCTGACTGGCCAGCCTGGCTCCTCCTCAAATATCGAACGTACCAAAGGGATCCGCGACGGACTGAAAGCCGGAGGGGATAAATACAAGATCGTCGCCGATCAGACCGGAAACTGGATGCGTTCTGAAGGCATGCGCATCGTTGAAAGCGTTCTGCCGTCTCTGCCGAAAAAGCCCCAGGTGATCCTCTCCGCTAACGATGATATGGCGCTCGGCGCGATTGAAGCGCTGCAGGGCCAGGGCATGAAGCCGGGTGAAGTACTGGTGACCGGCTTTGATGCGGTGCCGGAAGCGCTGGCCCGCGTGCGCGATGGCTGGATGGCGGCAACCGCCGATCAACGCCCAGGTTTTGCGGTGAAAACGGCGATGAGCCAGCTGGTGGCCAATATTCGTGAGAAGAAGGCGATTACCGGGGCCGATTACGCGCCCACGATGATCACCAAAGATAACCTCGATCAAGCAGAGCGTATCGGCGAAGCAGGCAAATAA
- a CDS encoding inositol 2-dehydrogenase — translation MFNIALLGAGRIGQIHAANIAAHPHSTLWSVVDPNAENAARIAEKYQARQQSVAQAMSDPEVHAVLIASATDTHADLIELAAKHGKAIFCEKPVHLDLARVRDCLKVVKAHNVPLFIGFNRRFDPQFRRLKNEALQGRIGTTESLVIISRDPSPPPAEYVRVSGGMFRDMTIHDFDMARFIMGEEPVSVYAQGSNLVDPAIGAAGDIDTAFIVLKYASGALATIVNSRRSAYGYDQRLELHGSKGLLTAGNILENQIQFFGDGGNTRALPEHFFLQRYKDAYAAEWQHFVAVLRGEAKPECSGDDGERALYLADKALESLRSQREVAL, via the coding sequence ATGTTTAACATTGCTTTACTGGGCGCGGGCCGTATCGGCCAAATCCACGCCGCCAATATTGCCGCCCATCCCCATTCCACCCTTTGGTCCGTTGTTGACCCTAATGCAGAAAACGCCGCGCGCATCGCCGAAAAATACCAGGCGCGCCAGCAGAGCGTTGCCCAGGCGATGAGCGATCCGGAGGTTCATGCGGTGCTGATCGCCTCGGCAACCGATACCCACGCCGACCTGATTGAGCTTGCCGCCAAACACGGCAAAGCGATTTTCTGCGAAAAGCCGGTACACCTGGATCTGGCCCGCGTGCGCGACTGCCTGAAAGTTGTAAAAGCCCATAACGTGCCGCTGTTTATCGGCTTTAACCGCCGCTTTGACCCGCAGTTCCGCAGGCTGAAAAACGAAGCGCTGCAGGGGCGTATCGGCACGACGGAATCGCTGGTGATCATCTCCCGCGACCCGTCCCCGCCGCCTGCTGAATATGTCCGTGTCTCCGGCGGCATGTTCCGCGACATGACCATTCACGACTTTGATATGGCCCGCTTCATCATGGGCGAAGAGCCTGTTTCGGTGTACGCGCAGGGCAGCAACCTGGTGGATCCGGCGATTGGCGCCGCGGGCGACATCGACACCGCTTTTATTGTCCTGAAATACGCCTCCGGGGCGCTGGCGACCATCGTTAACAGCCGCCGTTCGGCCTACGGATACGACCAACGCCTGGAGCTCCATGGCTCTAAGGGCCTGCTGACCGCCGGCAATATTCTGGAAAACCAGATCCAATTCTTCGGCGACGGCGGTAACACCCGCGCGTTGCCAGAACACTTCTTCCTCCAGCGCTACAAAGATGCCTATGCCGCCGAATGGCAGCACTTTGTTGCCGTCCTGCGCGGCGAGGCCAAACCCGAGTGCAGCGGCGATGACGGTGAACGCGCCCTGTACCTGGCCGACAAGGCGCTGGAGTCACTGCGTAGCCAGCGCGAAGTTGCTTTGTAA
- a CDS encoding 5-dehydro-2-deoxygluconokinase, translating into MKEKQLDLICMGRVAVDLYSQQIGARLEDASSFARYLGGSSGNVAYGTARQGLKSSMLARVGDEHMGRFLREELSQVGCDTSHLITDQERLTALVLLGIKDRDTFPLIFYRDNCADMAITADDVSEEYIASARCLAITGTHLSNPRTREAVLTALSYARRNDVRTVLDIDYRPVLWGLTSLGDGETRFVEAEQVTKQLQSVLHLFDVIVGTEEEFHIAGGSTDTLAALKKVRQNTEATLVCKRGAQGCSVFLGLIPDSLDGGINVSGVRVEVLNVLGAGDAFMSGLLRGYLNDEGWELACRYANACGALVVSRHGCAPAMPSKIELDDYLSREHQVPRPDLDPRLNHLHRVTTRRRQWPELCVMAFDHRSQLEEMALKSGADLRRIPVLKQLILQASREAAQRAELEGKAGLLCDGTFGQDALNSITGEGWWIGRPIELPGSRPLEMEHGNIGSQLISWPQEHIVKCLVFFHPEDAHALRLEQEQKIAEVYRACCQSGHELLLEVILPADMPRSDELYLRAVSRFYNLGIYPDWWKLPPLSSAGWAAMSELVEKRDPHCRGVVILGLDAPVDVLREGFNAAANYPIVKGFAVGRTLFGEASQAWLKRDIDDAQLVARIRDNYLRLIALWRERGQHKQ; encoded by the coding sequence ATGAAAGAAAAGCAGTTGGATCTGATTTGCATGGGGCGGGTCGCGGTAGATCTCTACAGTCAGCAGATTGGCGCACGGCTGGAAGATGCCAGCAGCTTCGCCCGCTATCTTGGCGGCTCGTCCGGCAATGTTGCCTACGGCACCGCACGGCAGGGGCTGAAATCTTCTATGCTGGCGCGCGTTGGCGACGAACACATGGGGCGCTTTCTGCGTGAAGAACTTAGCCAGGTTGGCTGCGATACCAGCCATTTAATCACCGACCAGGAGCGGCTGACGGCGCTGGTGCTGTTAGGCATCAAAGATCGCGACACCTTTCCGCTGATCTTTTACCGCGACAACTGCGCCGACATGGCCATTACGGCGGACGATGTCAGCGAAGAGTACATTGCCTCCGCCCGCTGCCTGGCTATCACCGGCACGCATCTCTCAAACCCGCGTACCCGGGAGGCGGTGCTGACCGCGCTGAGCTATGCCCGCCGGAACGATGTGCGCACCGTGCTGGATATTGATTACCGCCCGGTGCTGTGGGGGCTGACGTCTCTTGGCGACGGCGAGACGCGTTTTGTTGAAGCCGAGCAGGTCACAAAACAGCTGCAATCGGTTCTGCATCTTTTTGACGTTATCGTCGGTACTGAAGAAGAATTTCACATTGCGGGCGGGTCAACCGACACCCTGGCGGCGCTGAAAAAAGTGCGGCAGAACACCGAGGCGACGCTGGTCTGTAAGCGTGGCGCGCAAGGTTGCTCCGTCTTCCTCGGGCTGATTCCTGATTCCCTGGACGGCGGGATCAACGTTAGCGGCGTGCGGGTGGAAGTGCTCAACGTGCTGGGCGCGGGGGACGCGTTCATGTCCGGACTGCTGCGCGGCTACCTTAATGACGAAGGCTGGGAGCTGGCCTGCCGCTATGCCAATGCCTGCGGCGCGCTGGTGGTTTCACGCCACGGCTGCGCCCCGGCGATGCCGAGCAAAATCGAGCTGGATGATTACCTGTCGCGTGAACATCAGGTGCCTCGCCCGGATCTCGACCCACGTCTGAACCATCTGCACCGCGTCACCACGCGCCGCCGTCAGTGGCCGGAACTCTGCGTGATGGCGTTCGACCATCGCAGCCAACTGGAAGAGATGGCGCTGAAAAGCGGCGCGGATTTACGCCGTATTCCGGTGCTGAAACAGCTGATTCTGCAGGCCAGCCGCGAAGCCGCACAGCGCGCTGAACTGGAGGGCAAGGCCGGGCTGCTGTGCGACGGTACTTTCGGCCAGGATGCGCTGAATTCAATCACCGGTGAAGGCTGGTGGATTGGCCGTCCGATTGAGTTGCCCGGTTCGCGCCCGCTGGAGATGGAGCACGGCAATATCGGCTCGCAGCTGATTAGCTGGCCGCAGGAGCACATCGTTAAGTGCCTGGTCTTTTTCCACCCGGAAGATGCTCACGCGCTGCGCCTGGAGCAGGAGCAGAAGATTGCGGAGGTGTACCGCGCCTGCTGCCAGTCGGGCCACGAACTGCTGCTGGAAGTCATCCTGCCGGCGGATATGCCGCGCAGCGACGAGCTTTATCTCAGAGCGGTTTCCCGCTTCTACAACCTCGGTATTTACCCGGACTGGTGGAAGCTTCCGCCGCTGAGCAGCGCTGGCTGGGCGGCCATGAGCGAGCTGGTTGAGAAACGCGATCCCCACTGCCGTGGCGTGGTGATCCTCGGCCTGGATGCTCCAGTTGATGTGCTGCGCGAGGGGTTCAACGCTGCCGCTAACTACCCGATTGTGAAAGGCTTTGCGGTAGGACGCACGCTGTTTGGTGAAGCGTCGCAGGCCTGGTTAAAACGCGATATCGATGATGCGCAACTGGTGGCGCGCATCCGTGACAATTATCTGCGGCTGATCGCCCTGTGGCGCGAGCGCGGCCAGCATAAACAATAA
- a CDS encoding sugar ABC transporter permease: MTQMITKSQTPAKSASRFDPIAFFERFGVLIFMFLLLIFFQSQNSNFLSERNIFNILTEVSIYGIIAVGMTFVILTAGIDLSVGSILAVCAMTAAYVIKGDNFTTVDPNAWGGFSWLLGLGICLALGTLIGFLHGLGVTRLRLPPFIVTLGGMTIWRGLTLVINDGAPIAGFDAGYRWWGRGEMLGISIPIWIFAIVSILGYLALHKTRWGRFVYAIGGNPEAARLAGVNVKRVLVSVYVVIGCLAGLAGFVLSARLGSAEAVAGISFELRVIASVVIGGTSLMGGYGRISGTIIGAIIMGILINGLVLMNVSAYYQQIITGLIIVLAVAFDTYAKNRRGAL, translated from the coding sequence ATGACGCAGATGATTACCAAAAGCCAGACTCCGGCAAAAAGCGCTTCGCGCTTCGATCCGATCGCTTTCTTTGAGCGTTTCGGGGTGCTGATCTTCATGTTCCTGCTGCTGATCTTCTTCCAGTCGCAGAACAGCAACTTCCTGTCCGAACGCAATATTTTCAACATCCTGACCGAAGTTTCCATTTACGGGATCATCGCGGTGGGCATGACCTTTGTCATTCTCACCGCGGGCATCGATCTCTCGGTTGGTTCGATCCTGGCCGTGTGCGCCATGACCGCGGCCTATGTGATCAAGGGCGACAATTTTACCACCGTCGATCCCAACGCCTGGGGCGGCTTTAGCTGGCTGCTGGGCTTAGGGATCTGCCTGGCGCTCGGCACACTGATAGGCTTCCTGCACGGCCTGGGCGTCACCCGTCTGCGTTTGCCGCCGTTCATCGTCACGCTGGGCGGGATGACTATCTGGCGCGGCCTGACGCTGGTTATCAACGACGGCGCGCCAATCGCCGGTTTTGATGCGGGCTACCGCTGGTGGGGACGCGGAGAAATGCTCGGCATCTCCATTCCTATCTGGATTTTCGCCATTGTCTCGATTCTGGGCTATCTGGCACTGCATAAAACCCGCTGGGGGCGCTTTGTTTATGCCATCGGCGGTAACCCGGAAGCGGCTCGTCTGGCCGGGGTTAACGTGAAGCGCGTGCTGGTAAGCGTGTATGTGGTGATTGGCTGTCTCGCCGGGCTGGCGGGCTTTGTGCTCAGCGCCAGGCTGGGCAGTGCCGAAGCGGTAGCCGGGATCTCCTTCGAACTGCGCGTAATCGCCTCGGTAGTCATCGGTGGTACATCTCTGATGGGGGGCTATGGGCGGATCAGCGGCACGATCATCGGCGCCATCATTATGGGGATCCTGATTAATGGCCTGGTGCTGATGAACGTCTCGGCCTACTACCAGCAGATCATTACCGGGCTGATTATCGTGCTGGCGGTGGCGTTTGATACCTACGCGAAGAACCGCCGAGGGGCGCTGTAA
- a CDS encoding myo-inositol 2-dehydrogenase gives MKKVRIGLIGTGYIGKAHAIAYAQAPTVFDLQGELVREMVAEVTPELAAKRAAAFGFNRSTGDWRELVADPNIDVVDICSPNHLHKEMALEAIRHGKHVYSEKPLALNARDARLMVDAADLAGVKTLVGFNYMKNPTAQLAKQIIARGEIGEVIHFYGTHNEDYMADPLAPIHWHCFKETAGLGALGDLAAHIVNMAQYLVGDIREVCGDLKIVVPQRPASAGSSEMIAVENEDQAHAMVRFEGGAQGVIETSRVASGRKMGLTWTITGTKGALSFTQERMAELKLYLQSDPEGRQGFRTLLVGPAHPDYGAFCMGAGHGIGFNDQKTVEVRDLIDGIAADAPLWPDFEEGWKVSRILDAIALSHQQGRWVNVSDIV, from the coding sequence ATGAAAAAGGTCAGAATTGGTTTAATCGGTACCGGCTACATCGGCAAAGCCCACGCCATTGCCTACGCGCAGGCACCGACGGTCTTTGACCTGCAGGGCGAACTGGTTCGTGAAATGGTGGCGGAAGTCACCCCGGAGCTGGCGGCGAAACGCGCCGCGGCGTTTGGTTTTAATCGTTCCACCGGCGACTGGCGCGAGCTGGTGGCGGACCCGAATATCGACGTGGTGGACATCTGCTCCCCGAACCACCTGCATAAAGAGATGGCGCTGGAGGCGATTCGCCACGGCAAGCACGTTTATTCAGAAAAGCCGCTGGCGCTTAACGCCCGGGATGCACGCCTGATGGTGGATGCCGCCGATCTGGCCGGCGTCAAAACGCTAGTGGGCTTTAACTACATGAAGAACCCGACGGCGCAGCTGGCAAAGCAGATCATTGCGCGGGGGGAAATCGGGGAAGTGATCCACTTTTACGGTACCCACAACGAAGACTATATGGCCGATCCTCTGGCCCCTATCCACTGGCACTGTTTTAAAGAAACCGCCGGGCTTGGTGCGCTGGGGGATCTGGCGGCGCACATCGTCAATATGGCGCAGTACCTGGTGGGCGATATCCGCGAAGTCTGCGGCGACCTGAAAATCGTGGTGCCGCAGAGGCCGGCGTCGGCCGGCAGCAGCGAAATGATCGCCGTGGAAAACGAAGATCAGGCCCACGCGATGGTGCGCTTTGAAGGCGGGGCTCAGGGCGTGATCGAAACGTCACGCGTCGCCAGCGGTAGAAAAATGGGGCTGACCTGGACTATCACCGGCACGAAAGGTGCGTTGAGCTTTACCCAGGAACGCATGGCGGAACTGAAGCTTTATCTGCAAAGCGACCCCGAAGGCCGCCAGGGTTTCCGCACGCTGCTGGTTGGCCCGGCCCACCCGGACTATGGCGCATTCTGCATGGGGGCGGGGCACGGGATCGGCTTTAACGATCAAAAAACGGTGGAAGTGCGCGATCTGATTGATGGCATTGCCGCCGACGCTCCGCTGTGGCCGGATTTTGAAGAGGGCTGGAAAGTGTCGCGCATTCTCGATGCTATCGCCCTGTCTCACCAGCAGGGGCGCTGGGTCAACGTATCTGACATTGTCTAA
- a CDS encoding 3D-(3,5/4)-trihydroxycyclohexane-1,2-dione hydrolase codes for MTTQRMTMAQALVRFLNQQYVEIDGQEQPFIEGVMTIFGHGNVLGLGQALEEDPGHLKVHQGCNEQGMAHIATGFAKQHRRQRIYAVSSSVGPGAANMVTAAATATANRIPLLLLPGDIYASRQPDPVLQQIEQYHDLSISTNDCFRPVSRYWDRINRPEQLMSAMISAMRVLTNPADTGAVTIFLPQDVQGEAWDYPQSFFEKRVHHIERRPPDENRLQAALKLISGKRRPLVICGGGVRYSGAHRALQDFVEGFGLPFAETQAGKGAIVSEHSLNLGGIGVTGGLAANLLAPQADLIIGVGTRLTDFTTGSKSLFSPEADFLLLNVAEFDALKLDATPLVADARLGLEQLTSGLHQAGYHAAWQDEAAHAKAVWRDECQRLWARQWQPGEPPEVAGHLDETLREYSRELGTSLTQTRVLGLVNQHIEDDAIVVGAAGSLPGDLQRLWQVKTPDSYHLEYGYSCMGYEIAAAVGAKLAQPGQPVYAMVGDGSYLMLHSELQTAVQEGIKITILLFDNAGFGCINNLQMGHGMGSYGTENRQRDPHSGRLDGPLVKVDFAQNAESYGCKAWRVNSESELLAALEASRQEPGPTLLDIKVLPKTMTHDYEAWWRTGDAQVSRSSAVADAADQTAAKLKRARQY; via the coding sequence ATGACAACACAACGCATGACCATGGCGCAGGCGCTGGTCAGGTTTTTAAACCAGCAGTACGTTGAAATCGACGGGCAGGAGCAGCCGTTTATAGAAGGCGTAATGACCATTTTCGGGCACGGCAACGTGCTCGGTCTTGGGCAGGCGCTGGAGGAAGACCCCGGCCACCTGAAGGTGCATCAGGGCTGTAACGAGCAGGGTATGGCGCATATCGCCACCGGTTTCGCGAAACAGCACCGGCGGCAGCGTATCTATGCCGTGAGCTCATCCGTAGGGCCAGGGGCAGCCAACATGGTGACTGCCGCCGCAACGGCCACCGCCAACCGCATTCCGCTGCTGTTATTGCCCGGCGACATATACGCCAGCCGCCAGCCGGACCCGGTGCTCCAGCAAATCGAGCAGTATCACGACCTCAGCATCAGCACCAACGACTGCTTCCGACCGGTGTCCCGCTACTGGGACAGAATCAACCGCCCTGAACAGCTGATGAGCGCCATGATTAGCGCCATGCGAGTGCTTACTAACCCAGCGGATACCGGTGCGGTAACGATTTTCCTGCCGCAGGACGTGCAGGGGGAAGCCTGGGATTACCCGCAAAGCTTCTTTGAAAAACGGGTGCATCATATCGAGCGCCGGCCACCGGATGAAAATCGCCTGCAGGCCGCGCTAAAGCTGATTAGCGGCAAGCGTCGCCCGCTGGTTATCTGCGGCGGCGGGGTTCGTTATTCCGGTGCGCATCGGGCTTTGCAGGATTTTGTGGAGGGCTTCGGGCTACCGTTCGCCGAAACGCAGGCCGGGAAAGGTGCGATTGTAAGCGAGCACTCACTTAATCTGGGGGGAATCGGCGTGACGGGGGGCCTGGCGGCAAACCTGCTGGCTCCGCAGGCGGATTTAATCATTGGCGTGGGCACCCGGCTGACCGACTTTACCACCGGTTCCAAATCGCTGTTTTCACCTGAGGCCGACTTCCTGCTGCTGAACGTGGCTGAATTCGACGCCCTGAAGCTGGACGCCACGCCGCTGGTGGCCGATGCCCGGCTTGGGCTCGAGCAGCTGACTTCCGGCCTGCATCAGGCTGGCTATCACGCGGCCTGGCAGGACGAAGCCGCTCACGCTAAAGCGGTCTGGCGGGATGAATGCCAGCGGCTGTGGGCGCGGCAATGGCAGCCTGGAGAACCCCCGGAAGTGGCGGGCCATCTGGATGAAACGTTGCGGGAATACAGCCGCGAATTGGGGACATCATTGACCCAAACCCGCGTGCTGGGCCTGGTGAACCAGCATATTGAAGATGACGCCATTGTGGTGGGCGCGGCGGGATCGCTACCGGGGGATTTACAGCGCCTGTGGCAGGTAAAAACGCCGGACAGCTATCATCTGGAATACGGTTACTCGTGCATGGGCTACGAGATAGCCGCGGCGGTAGGGGCAAAGCTCGCGCAGCCAGGACAGCCGGTGTATGCGATGGTGGGGGATGGTTCTTACCTGATGCTGCATTCCGAGCTGCAAACCGCCGTCCAGGAAGGGATAAAAATCACCATTTTGCTGTTTGATAACGCGGGGTTCGGCTGCATCAATAACCTGCAAATGGGCCATGGAATGGGCAGTTATGGCACCGAAAATCGCCAGCGGGATCCGCACAGCGGCAGGCTGGATGGCCCGCTGGTGAAGGTGGACTTTGCCCAAAATGCCGAAAGCTACGGCTGCAAAGCCTGGCGGGTCAACAGCGAGTCTGAGCTGCTTGCCGCGCTGGAAGCGTCCCGTCAGGAGCCTGGCCCAACGCTGCTGGACATTAAAGTGCTGCCTAAAACCATGACCCACGATTACGAAGCCTGGTGGCGCACCGGAGATGCCCAGGTGTCGCGCTCGAGCGCCGTGGCTGATGCCGCTGACCAAACCGCGGCTAAGCTCAAACGCGCCCGTCAGTACTAA